From Ptychodera flava strain L36383 chromosome 3 unlocalized genomic scaffold, AS_Pfla_20210202 Scaffold_26__1_contigs__length_13983176_pilon, whole genome shotgun sequence, one genomic window encodes:
- the LOC139125707 gene encoding tripartite motif-containing protein 2-like, with protein MQHDEVVFTSGCDFDEHGHLGILRSDVCTSKCTVDNIPKQLVKGDSAVLVVTTRDSLGNQVVPKQPVKAKIRKPHASWEDIDVMDNKDGTHKVTVFGQVNGKYQVTMIVGDQQMPGCPLVIPVIGLVKTIGSEGSYMGQYNRPFCVAINKNGDIVTADTFNNRLQMITRDGILKKILKFSQFKMPFTPFDIALCSDNTYYSLDNNNRRVVVSDEDGHIIRIFGRHQLNDPRGIAISPLNGTVYVTEDDRVMIYSKHGKYLSSFGTPEFFEPLGVAIGSTGMIFFTDHSNNCIHVFNVYNKYLYSFDCKSTAGELLCPMGITIENDKYLYVTASSTCPYTADGFILKFETCGKFVCRIDNDSDGLNHPDGIALTNDVPCRVVVADTANHCIKVFVQ; from the coding sequence ATGCAACATGATGAAGTTGTATTCACATCTGGTTGCGACTTCGATGAACATGGACATCTGGGAATTCTTAGATCTGATGTGTGTACATCAAAGTGTACAGTCGACAACATTCCAAAACAACTTGTGAAAGGTGATTCTGCAGTCCTAGTGGTCACAACCAGAGATTCCCTTGGAAATCAAGTTGTCCCAAAACAACCAGTGAAAGCTAAGATAAGAAAACCTCATGCATCTTGGGAAGACATTGACGTTATGGACAACAAAGATGGCACCCACAAAGTTACAGTGTTTGGACAAGTGaatggaaaatatcaagttaccATGATAGTGGGAGATCAACAAATGCCTGGGTGTCCTTTGGTCATACCTGTCATTGGATTGGTGAAGACCATCGGCAGTGAAGGAAGTTATATGGGTCAGTACAATAGGCCCTTCTGTGTAGCAATTAACAAAAATGGAGACATCGTGACTGCTGACACTTTCAATAACAGATTACAAATGATAACCAGAGATGGTATattaaagaaaattttgaaattttcacaatttaaaatgCCTTTTACACCATTTGACATAGCTTTATGTAGTGACAATACCTACTATAGTTTAGATAACAACAATAGACGagtagttgtcagtgatgaAGACGGACATATCATCAGAATCTTTGGAAGACATCAGTTGAATGATCCACGAGGCATAGCTATCAGCCCTTTAAATGGCACTGTTTATGTGACAGAGGATGACCGTGTAATGATTTATTCAAAACATGGCAAATACCTTAGTTCATTCGGGACACCAGAATTCTTTGAACCCTTAGGCGTTGCAATAGGAAGTACTGGAATGATATTTTTTACAGACCACTCCAACAATTGTATCCATGTATTCAATGTCTATAATAAGTATTTGTATTCTTTTGATTGTAAGAGTACAGCTGGTGAGTTACTATGCCCCATGGGAATaacaattgaaaatgataaatatctCTATGTTACCGCTTCAAGTACATGTCCCTATACAGCAGATGGTTTCATACTGAAGTTTGAGACTTGTGGGAAGTTTGTTTGTCGCATTGACAATGATAGTGATGGGCTGAATCACCCTGATGGTATTGCTTTGACAAATGATGTACCTTGCAGAGTGGTTGTTGCTGACACAGCCAACCATTGCATCAAAGTGTTTGTGCAATGA
- the LOC139125708 gene encoding E3 ubiquitin-protein ligase TRIM56-like, whose translation MAAASESKVLKEIGEDFLCCTICLEQFKSPKVLSCLHTFCEQCLVTLVEKTGALHCPECRQEYQLPVGGVPAIKGNFFMANLIEIFKQRLESRQGAELKCEGCQENTATHRCMECKQYICDSCAKVHKNILLTRSHTLMTIEEYETAKSTCPVPLPVVKYCSDHNQNEPKLYCETCQVPVCSDCAMVKQCTPEHVHRDLKDAADEYLTEFKAMVDKLKVKEKRAEKNKTLAKQIHSDLIEHCCREERKVRIKAEEIIKKIKREEQRLIDELKNNYKMKVKRAAVEIDEMELKHGNIKSTCSYMQMMMHHGNACSISLHKG comes from the coding sequence ATGGCTGCTGCCTCTGAAAGCAAAGTCTTGAAAGAAATCGGTGAAGATTTCCTGTGTTGTACCATCTGTCTGGAGCAGTTCAAGTCTCCTAAAGTTCTATCATGTCTGCATACTTTCTGTGAGCAGTGTTTAGTCACACTGGTTGAGAAGACTGGAGCTCTACACTGTCCAGAATGTCGACAGGAATATCAGCTTCCTGTTGGAGGAGTGCCAGCAATAAAAGGCAACTTCTTTATGGCAAATTTGATTGAGATATTCAAGCAGCGACTTGAGTCCAGGCAGGGAGCTGAGCTTAAGTGTGAAGGTTGCCAGGAGAATACAGCAACACACAGGTGCATGGAGTGCAAACAATACATCTGTGATAGTTGTGCAAAGgtacataaaaatatattacTTACTCGCTCACATACGCTTATGACCATTGAAGAATATGAAACAGCAAAATCAACATGTCCAGTACCACTACCAGTGGTGAAATATTGCAGTGACCACAACCAGAATGAACCCAAATTGtactgtgaaacctgtcaggtaCCTGTCTGTTCAGACTGCGCTATGGTCAAACAGTGCACaccagaacatgtacacagagacttgaaagatgcagcagatgagTATCTTACAGAATTTAAAGCgatggttgacaaactgaaagtaaaagaaaaaagagctgaaaagaacaaaacctTGGCCAAACAGATACACAGTGATCTCATAGAGCACTGCTGCagagaagaaaggaaggtgAGAATAAAGGCAgaggaaatcatcaagaaaattaagagagaagagcagagactaatagatgaactgaaaaacaattacaaaatgaaagtcAAACGTGCAGCGGTTGAAATTGATGAGATGGAATTAAAACATGGTAACATTAAGAGTACATGCAGTTACATGCAAATgatgatgcatcatgggaatgctTGCTCAATTTCTCTCCACAAAGGGTGA